One window of Enterobacter sp. RHBSTW-00175 genomic DNA carries:
- a CDS encoding nitrogen fixation protein NifQ has product MPVHDWLRRLLWLYAHGEGCYPLMMGLQVTEWHALQAQFDPPTQPMPADCLLRQKLMSELNATRSDEQQQLAQWLAGYMVSGAAPMHNIIASASLAFNHLWQDLGLSSRQELRELMSDCFPLLVEMNSENMRWKKFFYRQRCLHSAGELICRSPSCDACCEREICFSDS; this is encoded by the coding sequence ATGCCTGTTCACGACTGGCTGCGGCGTTTGCTGTGGCTCTATGCACACGGAGAAGGCTGTTATCCGCTGATGATGGGCTTGCAGGTGACCGAATGGCATGCCCTGCAGGCGCAGTTCGATCCCCCCACGCAGCCGATGCCCGCCGATTGTTTGCTGCGCCAAAAACTGATGAGCGAGCTGAATGCCACCCGTAGCGACGAACAGCAACAACTGGCGCAGTGGCTGGCGGGCTATATGGTGTCAGGCGCGGCACCGATGCACAACATTATCGCCAGTGCTTCGCTGGCGTTTAACCATCTGTGGCAGGATCTGGGGTTAAGTTCGCGTCAGGAGTTGCGCGAGTTAATGAGTGACTGTTTTCCTCTGCTGGTAGAAATGAACAGTGAAAATATGCGCTGGAAAAAGTTTTTTTATCGTCAGCGCTGCCTGCATTCTGCTGGGGAGCTTATTTGCCGCTCCCCAAGTTGCGACGCCTGCTGCGAACGCGAAATCTGTTTTTCAGATTCCTGA
- the evgA gene encoding acid-sensing system DNA-binding response regulator EvgA — protein MNEPLFPTAVIVDDHPLARMAIRGVLEKQHIIIIKEFERGDVALKELTKTAVDIIVVDVEIPGINGVELVEKLRAQRFTGVLIVVSAKNDRYYSKRCAQAGANAFISKKQDMENILAAINAAQNGYSYFPFFLEEPSATLTDNQRLESLSAQEMKVMNYMLSGLDNTQIGEAMYISSKTVSTYKTRLMEKLGCKSLVELLSFAHQNKLT, from the coding sequence ATGAATGAGCCTTTGTTTCCTACCGCCGTTATTGTGGATGACCATCCCCTGGCGCGCATGGCCATACGTGGCGTGTTGGAAAAACAACACATTATCATTATCAAAGAGTTTGAGCGTGGGGATGTGGCCCTAAAGGAGTTGACGAAAACAGCGGTGGATATCATCGTTGTAGATGTCGAAATCCCCGGCATAAATGGCGTTGAGCTCGTGGAGAAACTCAGGGCGCAGCGTTTTACCGGTGTGTTAATCGTAGTATCTGCAAAAAACGATCGATATTACAGTAAACGCTGTGCGCAAGCTGGCGCGAATGCTTTTATTAGTAAAAAACAGGATATGGAAAATATTCTTGCAGCGATTAATGCGGCGCAAAATGGTTATAGCTACTTTCCTTTTTTCCTGGAAGAACCGTCTGCGACACTCACGGATAACCAGCGTCTTGAATCTCTCTCCGCACAGGAGATGAAAGTAATGAACTATATGCTGAGCGGCCTTGATAATACACAGATCGGCGAAGCGATGTATATTAGCAGTAAAACGGTAAGCACCTATAAAACAAGATTAATGGAAAAATTAGGCTGCAAATCGTTAGTCGAACTCCTCTCTTTTGCCCATCAGAATAAGCTGACCTGA
- a CDS encoding response regulator has translation MDLRLVILLLLWVFSGCTAYAQDTPSIELELSGYSYITPVPVYLSEDDKRWLLQKRVLRVGVYQPEQAPLVQTTLSGRYRGMNADYLMLIHYSLNIRIAVLSYKNRADAIRALRAGEIDTVLTGLDTFPFAEEGIQLSEPLVHSWPVLVTSLSNVMSPLQSPRTSRIAVVEGYPGADFIHEAFPNAEIANYASYQEALNSVITGQNRWFMGDSLTTSTWLSQEFSQALSTVKYWPSPQKMSHFLFLPAQDRLLNIINSTVNAIDENQHGQIAQSMIDKGNLSFLLKPLNLTPREKQWLKKHKTLRVIINPWFAPYTMADNNQEVRGIVGDILNLISLQTGLQYETVVVNSREDMLSEMKKGNWHIVQAAAYDLSLQNALTFTHPFITTQFVTVVRKEDAQAIGLKAGARVAISADHPLLMQMKARHPDIHWQEVENSSVALNLVATGKVDAAISNQLTARYLSEHYYPDRLAWLPLPEVQPAAISFAVPRSEPELRQILDKALDDIPQKEVLQIVGKWVRLPDVQIDTWELYNRPFYLVATLATLLVVSTLLWVLYLVRQARRRKESQRLLVIEKNKAQKANEEKRNFLSHMSHEIRTPVSAIVGFLELLQNSTTNLSPEDKTSVDHAVIASRSLLKLIGEILDLEKIESGLQEVMPKWVHVDAMIKEKVLLFTALAGQKGIGLRYNSHLDPKEAMQLDPQMLGQVLINLIGNAVKFTRHGHVQISAKKLNQILVISVNDTGPGISGEEQKSLFMPFSQGKMGEFHRGSGLGLAIAKALMKQMGGTIDLQSELNQGTSVTLSLPVQISYDALAEVLETDPSPPPFIGKALRVLIADDHPSSRLLLKRQLDSLGITVDEAENGEEALNYLHQDRYDLLITDLNMPVMDGIALTREVRRFESDLPIWGLTATAQQHERERCLAAGMNDCLFKPITLAQISSLLAGVGQTNGAVFDEKRLAVLAQGNRGLMLAALHDAQRENRHDLEAARAAARDEDYPSVKYHIHRLNGTAQLLGINELITVAHMLEERLPDAVSAAELLDFLNRIESSLNKLDQSIEQFQQ, from the coding sequence ATGGATCTACGGCTTGTAATACTCCTACTCCTCTGGGTTTTCAGCGGATGTACTGCTTATGCTCAGGATACCCCCTCCATTGAGCTGGAGCTGTCGGGATATAGTTACATTACGCCGGTACCGGTTTACTTGAGCGAGGATGACAAACGCTGGTTGTTGCAGAAAAGAGTGCTACGCGTCGGGGTTTATCAACCGGAACAGGCTCCGTTGGTGCAAACCACGCTCAGCGGGCGCTACAGGGGGATGAATGCTGACTATCTGATGCTAATTCATTACTCGCTAAATATCCGCATCGCCGTGTTGAGCTATAAAAATCGCGCTGATGCGATCCGCGCACTGCGTGCGGGTGAGATTGACACGGTGTTGACCGGTCTTGATACGTTTCCGTTTGCTGAGGAGGGTATTCAGCTCTCGGAGCCTCTGGTGCATTCCTGGCCCGTGCTGGTGACCTCGCTCTCTAACGTTATGAGTCCCTTGCAAAGTCCGCGAACTAGTCGCATTGCTGTTGTTGAGGGCTATCCTGGCGCTGATTTCATCCATGAGGCGTTTCCGAATGCCGAAATAGCCAATTACGCCAGTTATCAGGAGGCGCTGAACTCCGTTATTACCGGGCAGAATAGATGGTTTATGGGGGATTCGCTGACCACAAGCACCTGGCTTTCCCAGGAGTTCAGCCAGGCATTGAGTACGGTTAAATACTGGCCTTCGCCGCAGAAAATGAGCCACTTTTTATTCTTACCGGCACAAGACCGCTTGCTGAACATCATTAATAGCACCGTCAATGCAATAGATGAAAATCAGCATGGACAAATTGCGCAGTCGATGATCGACAAAGGCAATCTCTCTTTTTTGCTCAAACCGCTCAATCTGACGCCTCGTGAAAAACAGTGGCTAAAAAAACATAAAACGCTGCGGGTAATTATTAATCCGTGGTTTGCGCCTTACACCATGGCCGACAATAATCAGGAAGTACGGGGGATTGTAGGGGATATTCTTAATCTGATTAGTCTGCAAACCGGCCTGCAATACGAAACAGTTGTCGTCAACTCGCGTGAAGATATGCTTTCGGAGATGAAAAAGGGCAACTGGCATATTGTACAGGCAGCCGCCTATGATTTGAGCCTCCAAAACGCCCTCACCTTCACTCATCCTTTTATTACTACCCAGTTTGTCACCGTTGTCAGAAAAGAGGACGCTCAGGCGATAGGGTTAAAGGCAGGGGCTCGCGTGGCGATAAGCGCGGATCATCCGCTACTGATGCAAATGAAAGCCCGTCATCCGGATATCCATTGGCAAGAAGTAGAAAACTCCAGCGTGGCATTAAATCTTGTTGCAACGGGGAAAGTGGACGCGGCGATCTCTAATCAGCTGACGGCCCGCTACCTCAGCGAACATTATTATCCCGATAGGCTGGCATGGCTCCCGTTACCGGAAGTGCAACCAGCGGCAATCAGTTTTGCTGTTCCCCGCTCAGAGCCTGAATTAAGGCAGATCCTTGATAAGGCTCTTGACGATATCCCCCAGAAGGAAGTTTTACAGATTGTCGGTAAATGGGTACGTCTGCCGGACGTCCAAATAGATACCTGGGAGTTGTATAACCGGCCCTTCTACCTGGTAGCGACCCTCGCTACGCTGCTGGTGGTCAGCACCTTACTCTGGGTGCTCTACCTGGTACGGCAGGCACGTAGAAGAAAAGAGTCGCAGCGTTTATTGGTGATAGAAAAGAACAAGGCGCAGAAAGCGAATGAAGAGAAACGAAACTTCCTCTCTCATATGAGCCACGAGATCCGCACCCCAGTAAGTGCCATTGTGGGATTTCTGGAACTGCTGCAAAACTCAACGACAAACCTCAGCCCTGAAGATAAAACCTCGGTCGATCATGCCGTAATAGCTTCGCGCTCACTCTTGAAACTAATTGGTGAGATCCTCGATCTGGAGAAGATTGAGTCCGGTTTGCAGGAAGTGATGCCGAAGTGGGTGCATGTTGATGCGATGATCAAAGAAAAAGTACTACTTTTTACCGCGCTTGCCGGGCAGAAAGGGATAGGACTGCGCTATAACTCGCATCTGGATCCAAAAGAAGCTATGCAGCTAGATCCACAGATGTTGGGACAGGTACTGATTAATCTTATCGGCAATGCGGTGAAATTTACCCGTCATGGACACGTTCAGATCTCGGCGAAGAAGCTGAATCAGATACTGGTAATATCTGTAAACGACACGGGACCCGGCATCAGCGGCGAAGAACAAAAGTCGCTTTTTATGCCCTTCAGTCAGGGGAAAATGGGGGAATTTCATCGCGGATCAGGGCTAGGATTGGCTATTGCAAAAGCATTGATGAAGCAGATGGGGGGCACGATAGATCTGCAAAGTGAACTTAATCAGGGAACCAGCGTGACGCTGAGCCTGCCAGTGCAAATTTCATATGATGCACTCGCTGAAGTCCTTGAAACCGACCCCTCACCGCCTCCGTTTATTGGCAAAGCGTTGCGAGTATTAATTGCCGACGATCACCCTTCCAGTCGTCTACTGTTGAAACGTCAGCTCGACTCACTGGGAATTACTGTGGATGAAGCGGAAAACGGCGAAGAGGCATTAAACTATCTTCATCAGGACCGTTACGATTTATTGATTACCGACCTTAACATGCCCGTGATGGACGGTATTGCGCTTACCCGTGAGGTGAGAAGATTTGAGAGCGACCTTCCCATCTGGGGTCTGACCGCTACAGCGCAGCAGCATGAGCGTGAGCGCTGCCTTGCGGCGGGAATGAACGATTGTCTATTTAAGCCAATTACTCTCGCGCAGATCTCTAGCCTGCTAGCCGGAGTAGGCCAGACGAATGGAGCTGTGTTCGATGAGAAGCGTCTGGCGGTGCTGGCGCAAGGCAATCGGGGGCTTATGCTCGCGGCACTGCATGATGCGCAGCGTGAAAATCGACACGATTTAGAAGCAGCCAGAGCAGCCGCACGTGACGAAGATTATCCATCAGTGAAATATCATATTCATCGCCTTAACGGTACAGCCCAATTGCTGGGAATTAATGAACTCATCACTGTTGCCCATATGCTAGAAGAACGATTGCCTGACGCTGTTTCTGCGGCGGAACTGCTCGACTTTTTGAACCGCATCGAAAGCTCGCTCAATAAGCTGGACCAATCCATTGAACAATTTCAACAATAA
- a CDS encoding LuxR C-terminal-related transcriptional regulator, whose amino-acid sequence MDLSGSIFSDDYFFIIGMSELLTPELIDENYCIIDIETICISEVRKNIIPGKKVILFISNDLDYYALKHMPDFVFIDKKCRLNEILSCLLVKNSQYNYRVKYSLSQREEEVLSCMQKGLDVKEISQQLGMTIKTFYAHRRSLIFKLQQGNRVALYQNIARSELYKQSSYEYE is encoded by the coding sequence ATGGATTTGTCAGGTTCCATTTTTTCTGATGATTATTTTTTTATCATCGGCATGAGTGAGTTGTTAACGCCGGAGTTGATTGATGAAAATTATTGTATTATAGACATTGAAACGATATGCATATCCGAGGTGCGCAAAAACATAATACCAGGGAAAAAAGTTATTCTTTTTATCAGCAACGATCTTGACTACTATGCCTTAAAGCATATGCCTGACTTTGTCTTTATTGACAAGAAGTGTCGACTGAATGAAATTCTCTCCTGTTTGCTGGTAAAGAACTCACAATATAATTACAGAGTGAAATATTCACTTTCTCAGCGTGAGGAAGAGGTGCTCTCTTGTATGCAAAAAGGGCTGGATGTCAAAGAGATTAGCCAGCAATTAGGCATGACAATAAAAACGTTTTATGCACATCGTCGCAGTCTGATTTTTAAACTACAGCAAGGTAATCGTGTTGCGCTGTATCAGAACATTGCGCGCAGTGAGCTCTATAAACAGAGCTCTTATGAATATGAGTGA
- a CDS encoding fimbrial protein: protein MKKIALISALVSLSVFQAVNAADGVINFTGTITGTACVVDTTSIAQPVELGTISTAAFAGGNSATAAAKRFNIVLKSCPASISSASIRFDGTTNTTNPSILALSNGQTATNVGVALYEQDSTTLIPVGSSSARVNLLEDVNNTLTYFAKYMATGVVGAGTANSSTSFTVTYQ from the coding sequence ATGAAAAAGATTGCACTGATTTCTGCTCTTGTGTCTCTGTCTGTTTTTCAGGCTGTAAATGCTGCTGATGGGGTAATTAATTTTACCGGCACTATCACGGGAACGGCATGCGTGGTCGACACAACGTCTATCGCTCAACCTGTTGAACTCGGCACCATTTCAACCGCAGCCTTTGCCGGAGGTAATAGCGCTACGGCGGCGGCGAAACGTTTTAACATTGTGCTGAAATCCTGCCCGGCCAGTATTTCCAGCGCCAGTATTCGCTTTGATGGCACGACCAACACCACGAATCCCTCCATTCTGGCACTGAGCAACGGGCAAACTGCAACTAACGTCGGGGTTGCTCTCTATGAGCAGGACAGTACGACGCTGATTCCGGTTGGTTCCTCCTCAGCAAGGGTGAATCTGTTGGAAGATGTGAATAACACGCTGACTTACTTTGCTAAATATATGGCAACGGGAGTCGTTGGTGCAGGAACAGCAAACTCTTCGACATCATTTACCGTGACTTACCAGTAA
- a CDS encoding molecular chaperone: MLQNVFKKIAVSLFLISTAAISGVEIGGTRLIYNGSGSQSAISVSNPDNTPYLIQSWVSNNENSDDGDSPFITTPPLFKLNPHAQNSVRVMLIGNSVPQDRESVYWLNIKSIPSSSADAKNELLIAVKSKMKIFYRPAGLKGDPSLAYQQLTFSVADGKLNVHNPSPYSVSLYHVKVNGKELAKPPMVLPFQTVSLSQSALTGGEISWRAINDFGGITAEHKFNF; encoded by the coding sequence ATGTTACAGAATGTATTTAAAAAAATCGCCGTGAGTTTATTCCTTATCTCTACCGCGGCAATCAGTGGTGTGGAAATAGGCGGCACCCGACTTATTTATAATGGTAGCGGTAGTCAGTCGGCAATCAGCGTGAGTAACCCGGACAATACACCATATCTAATTCAGTCATGGGTAAGTAACAATGAAAACAGTGACGATGGTGATAGCCCATTTATTACCACGCCGCCTTTATTTAAACTAAATCCACATGCACAGAATTCGGTTCGCGTAATGTTAATCGGTAATTCTGTGCCTCAGGATCGGGAAAGCGTGTATTGGCTAAATATTAAATCAATACCGTCATCATCGGCGGATGCTAAAAACGAGTTGCTGATTGCGGTAAAGAGTAAAATGAAGATTTTTTATCGCCCTGCGGGCCTAAAAGGAGATCCTTCACTGGCATATCAACAATTAACTTTTTCAGTCGCTGATGGGAAACTGAATGTGCATAATCCGTCACCTTACAGCGTGTCGCTTTATCATGTGAAAGTGAATGGAAAAGAATTAGCTAAACCTCCAATGGTTTTACCATTTCAAACCGTATCGCTATCTCAGTCGGCGTTAACTGGTGGTGAAATATCATGGCGTGCGATCAATGATTTCGGAGGTATCACGGCTGAACATAAATTTAATTTTTAG
- a CDS encoding fimbria/pilus outer membrane usher protein: MSQVNVVSGFAKTTQLSLIIFLCLRVQPGLAEDYFSPDFIETRGNIPREIDISLFSKANGQVPGVYHVEIYLNGSYVETRDISFVGNESALSPTLKREDFTRWGVKPNAQPGWMDMGESATIDNISELLPGSQIHFQFDGMRLEISVPQEYLRRDPQGSVSPEQWDDGLNMLFVNYNFSAANNRGDTASHNDSYLNLRNGINAGPWRLRNYSTYNNSNGMSRWNTISTSLERDIKLLKSQFSVGDGYTQAGVFDSVNFRGAQLYSDDSMLPESVRGFAPVVRGIAQSNAQVTIRQAGNIIWQSYVPPGPFMIDDLYPTAASGDLEVSVREADGSVHQFIQPFSAVPVMQREGQFRYALAAGKYRAASYQDKEPIFLQSTLGYGLPWDTTVYGGIIVSEDYWSGALGIGKGFGDIGSLSFDTTFARSQLPEKTQEGVSLRAQYAKDFATTGTSLNLTGYRYSSSGFRDFQEANGDVNPFRIANDEMQLDDNWRYQRNKRSKAQITLNQRLSDWGNLNLSAWQQDYWGGDSERSVNVGYNTSVNNINYGLNYSYSRGPWRNENDHIVALTMQIPLSRFLPNSWMTVSANGNKKGDSVSQMGLSGSALEDKKLSWNVQQGYNSKGSDVMGSASANYKGNHGEYQLGYSYSRDNRQFSVGAMGGLVVHPYGIAATQPLGETLALVKADNAAGVKVANNSGIYTDSKGFAVVPYVTPYRQNNLSLDTATLNNNTDVLNDTRTVVPTKGALALADYPTVTGYKVLLQLTGSEIPFGATAIIKNRDNVANGIVDDHNRVWLNGAPEKGTVEVRWGGQSCSATYQITQTSDKTHNVTAQCH; this comes from the coding sequence ATGTCTCAGGTCAATGTGGTGTCAGGTTTTGCGAAAACAACTCAGTTATCTTTGATTATTTTTTTGTGTTTACGCGTTCAACCAGGGTTGGCTGAGGATTATTTCTCGCCAGACTTTATTGAAACTCGCGGAAATATTCCACGAGAAATTGACATCTCCCTTTTTAGCAAAGCCAACGGGCAGGTTCCCGGAGTCTACCATGTAGAAATTTATCTTAATGGTAGCTACGTGGAAACACGCGATATCTCATTCGTCGGGAATGAAAGTGCCTTATCACCGACTCTGAAACGGGAAGATTTTACGCGCTGGGGAGTAAAACCCAACGCACAGCCCGGCTGGATGGATATGGGTGAATCGGCGACGATCGACAATATCAGCGAGCTCCTGCCGGGGAGTCAGATCCATTTTCAGTTTGACGGCATGCGGCTTGAAATCTCGGTTCCGCAGGAGTATCTGCGGCGAGATCCTCAGGGTTCTGTATCGCCGGAGCAGTGGGATGACGGATTGAATATGCTGTTTGTAAATTACAACTTTTCAGCTGCGAATAACCGTGGTGATACCGCATCGCACAACGACAGTTATTTAAATCTGCGTAACGGTATCAATGCAGGTCCCTGGCGGCTCCGTAATTATTCAACTTATAACAACAGCAATGGAATGAGCCGCTGGAACACAATTAGCACCTCGCTTGAGAGAGATATCAAGTTGCTGAAAAGCCAGTTTAGCGTTGGCGATGGTTATACCCAGGCTGGAGTCTTCGACAGCGTGAATTTCCGTGGTGCGCAGCTTTATTCAGATGACTCGATGCTGCCAGAAAGCGTACGCGGGTTTGCACCTGTGGTTCGCGGTATCGCGCAGAGCAACGCTCAGGTGACCATACGTCAGGCCGGGAATATTATCTGGCAGTCATATGTTCCCCCGGGACCTTTTATGATCGACGATCTTTATCCCACCGCCGCCAGCGGCGATCTCGAAGTTTCGGTTCGTGAAGCGGACGGCTCCGTGCATCAGTTTATCCAGCCGTTTTCTGCGGTACCGGTGATGCAGCGCGAAGGTCAATTCAGGTATGCGCTAGCTGCGGGGAAATATCGCGCGGCAAGCTACCAGGATAAGGAACCGATATTCCTGCAAAGCACCCTGGGCTACGGCTTGCCGTGGGATACAACGGTGTATGGCGGGATAATAGTTTCTGAAGATTACTGGTCCGGCGCATTGGGTATAGGTAAGGGATTTGGGGATATTGGTTCACTCTCTTTTGACACCACGTTTGCTCGTTCGCAGTTGCCTGAAAAGACGCAAGAAGGTGTTTCGCTACGCGCGCAGTATGCCAAAGATTTCGCGACGACGGGAACGTCTTTGAATTTGACCGGTTATCGTTATTCTTCATCGGGCTTTCGCGATTTTCAGGAAGCAAACGGAGATGTGAATCCGTTTCGTATTGCAAACGATGAGATGCAGCTTGATGACAATTGGCGCTATCAGCGAAATAAACGCAGTAAGGCCCAGATAACACTGAATCAACGGCTTAGCGACTGGGGCAACCTGAATCTCTCAGCCTGGCAGCAGGATTACTGGGGAGGCGATAGCGAGCGTAGCGTTAACGTGGGATACAACACCAGCGTTAACAATATTAATTACGGCCTGAACTACAGCTACTCAAGGGGGCCATGGCGCAATGAAAACGATCATATCGTCGCTTTAACGATGCAGATCCCGCTATCGCGTTTTTTGCCAAACAGTTGGATGACCGTTTCTGCTAACGGCAACAAAAAAGGCGATAGCGTTTCACAGATGGGATTATCCGGTTCTGCGCTGGAAGATAAAAAACTGAGCTGGAACGTGCAGCAAGGTTATAACAGCAAAGGCTCCGACGTGATGGGCAGCGCTTCCGCCAATTATAAAGGCAACCACGGGGAGTATCAGCTGGGCTATAGCTATTCCCGTGATAACCGCCAGTTTTCCGTTGGCGCGATGGGCGGATTGGTGGTTCATCCATACGGCATCGCCGCGACTCAGCCTCTTGGCGAGACCCTGGCGTTGGTGAAAGCGGATAACGCTGCCGGAGTGAAAGTGGCAAACAATAGCGGTATTTACACCGACAGCAAAGGTTTCGCGGTGGTGCCGTACGTTACGCCATATCGACAGAACAACCTTTCGCTGGATACCGCAACGCTGAATAACAATACCGATGTGCTCAATGATACGCGAACGGTAGTACCAACAAAAGGTGCTTTGGCGCTAGCGGATTACCCCACCGTAACGGGTTACAAAGTCTTGCTGCAATTGACTGGAAGTGAGATCCCGTTCGGGGCAACGGCCATTATTAAAAATCGAGATAACGTGGCGAATGGCATTGTGGACGATCACAACAGGGTCTGGCTAAACGGCGCGCCAGAAAAAGGTACCGTTGAGGTTCGCTGGGGTGGCCAAAGCTGCAGTGCGACCTATCAGATAACACAGACCTCTGACAAAACGCACAACGTTACTGCGCAATGTCATTGA